In the genome of Fuerstiella sp., one region contains:
- a CDS encoding aminodeoxychorismate/anthranilate synthase component II, whose amino-acid sequence MIFLLDNYDSFTYNLVQRIGEIDGSLEITVERNDQTSLEAIAAMAPDRIIISPGPCTPAEAGLSRDVIRRFGPRIPLLGVCLGHQCLADVYGASVERAGRLMHGKTSQIQHGGMGVFAGLPQPFEATRYHSLIVPKESIPDCLEITAWVSEEGHDYEVMGLQHREYPVHGVQFHPESFLTGFGHDLLRNFLAV is encoded by the coding sequence ATGATTTTTTTGCTCGATAATTATGATTCGTTCACTTACAACCTGGTCCAAAGGATTGGTGAAATAGACGGGTCCCTGGAGATTACGGTTGAACGCAACGATCAAACGTCCCTGGAAGCCATTGCTGCCATGGCACCGGATCGAATCATTATTTCACCGGGACCCTGTACGCCTGCCGAAGCCGGATTGTCGAGAGACGTGATTCGACGTTTTGGTCCCCGGATCCCGCTGTTGGGAGTCTGTCTGGGCCATCAGTGTCTGGCAGACGTCTATGGAGCAAGTGTTGAGCGTGCCGGACGACTCATGCACGGCAAGACGTCACAAATTCAGCATGGCGGAATGGGCGTTTTTGCAGGATTACCGCAGCCTTTCGAAGCCACACGGTACCACAGTCTGATTGTGCCGAAGGAATCCATACCGGACTGCCTGGAAATCACAGCCTGGGTTAGTGAAGAGGGTCACGATTACGAAGTGATGGGATTACAGCACCGGGAATATCCGGTCCATGGCGTACAGTTCCACCCGGAGAGCTTTCTGACTGGTTTCGGGCATGATCTGCTGCGAAACTTTCTTGCAGTCTGA
- a CDS encoding Gfo/Idh/MocA family oxidoreductase, translated as MNTTDPGNPVPQSRLIRRRSVFRAAAVAAAGVATAPARLQSASQSPSEKLNLAFVGVGGRGRANVGALAGQNFVAFADVDDHRAGEVFEKYPSVRRYRDYRIMLDDLGNRLDGVVISTPDHMHFHPTLAAMQLGLHVYVEKPLAHDLHETRILTNYARTARLATQLGAQRHAYDNMRRVVELIQTGTIGDVTEVWSWVTGSRGMPKIPAGRPSVPAHLDYDLWTGAVKHRPYHPSVCPYGWRFWWHYGSGETGNWGCHTLDIPFWALDLKYPVRVDANGPPVDPERTPTSMQQTFQFPARGNKPCVTLHWHHGIPKILQQLGLPAKENNTLFIGSDGMLLCGFHDRTLLPEDRFADVKAPPRTIPDSPGFYQEWVNACKGQGPATLDFSYAGPLTETALLGNVAYRAGGFDWDGDSMSAGSNQQANGMLKTEYRRGWEI; from the coding sequence ATGAACACGACGGACCCTGGTAATCCGGTTCCGCAAAGCCGGTTGATCCGACGACGCTCTGTTTTCAGGGCCGCTGCTGTGGCGGCGGCCGGTGTCGCCACGGCACCCGCTCGCCTGCAGTCGGCGTCTCAGTCACCATCAGAAAAACTCAACCTCGCCTTTGTGGGAGTCGGTGGGCGCGGCAGAGCCAATGTGGGTGCGCTGGCCGGACAGAACTTCGTGGCATTTGCAGACGTGGATGACCATCGAGCTGGTGAAGTTTTTGAAAAATACCCTTCGGTTCGGCGGTATCGTGACTACAGAATCATGCTGGATGATCTTGGTAACAGGCTGGACGGAGTTGTGATCAGTACACCGGACCACATGCATTTCCATCCGACGTTGGCTGCCATGCAACTGGGGCTTCACGTGTATGTTGAAAAGCCGCTGGCTCACGATCTACACGAAACACGGATACTCACGAATTACGCCCGGACCGCTCGTCTGGCAACGCAGCTGGGAGCTCAGCGACATGCCTATGACAATATGCGTCGCGTTGTGGAACTGATTCAGACAGGTACGATCGGTGATGTGACCGAGGTCTGGTCGTGGGTCACAGGAAGTCGCGGCATGCCAAAGATTCCGGCCGGCCGACCATCGGTACCGGCTCACCTGGACTATGACCTATGGACCGGAGCTGTAAAACATCGTCCGTATCATCCGTCTGTCTGTCCGTACGGCTGGCGGTTCTGGTGGCACTACGGATCCGGTGAAACGGGAAACTGGGGCTGTCACACTCTGGATATTCCATTCTGGGCACTGGATCTAAAATATCCGGTCCGCGTTGACGCCAACGGACCGCCTGTTGATCCTGAACGCACGCCAACATCAATGCAGCAGACGTTTCAGTTTCCGGCCAGAGGCAACAAACCGTGTGTGACTCTGCACTGGCACCACGGTATTCCAAAGATTCTTCAACAGCTGGGTCTGCCGGCCAAAGAAAACAACACTCTGTTCATTGGCAGCGACGGGATGTTGTTGTGTGGTTTTCATGACCGCACTCTGCTGCCGGAAGACCGGTTTGCTGATGTTAAGGCTCCGCCACGGACGATTCCGGATTCCCCGGGCTTCTATCAGGAATGGGTGAATGCCTGCAAAGGGCAGGGGCCGGCGACTCTGGACTTTTCCTATGCCGGTCCGTTGACTGAAACCGCTCTTCTGGGCAATGTCGCGTACCGTGCCGGAGGATTCGACTGGGACGGTGACTCCATGTCGGCCGGGTCCAACCAGCAGGCAAACGGAATGCTGAAGACCGAGTACCGCCGGGGCTGGGAAATCTGA
- a CDS encoding alpha/beta hydrolase: MSRQFHHDGITFHYRDIGQGLPFVFQHGLSGDVSQPCGLFTPPAGIRLISFDCRAHGETQPLGPVNKLCFSGFADDLAALLSHLKIDRVVIGGISMGAALAVRFALQFPRRVMGLVPSRPAWLAGPNYENAKLFTDIADLICDLGPARGREQFCRSQVYTTMMAESPDCAGSLAGQFDGQSPVERAVRLRHIPQDAPYDQLSELTRICVPTLVMANRQDPIHLFHYGQTIAEQIDGAEFQELTPKSVSSEQHAADVQLHLGNFLERHYL; encoded by the coding sequence ATGTCCAGACAATTTCACCACGACGGTATCACTTTCCACTATCGAGATATCGGTCAGGGCCTGCCGTTTGTTTTTCAGCATGGCCTGAGTGGTGATGTCAGCCAGCCGTGCGGGTTGTTTACGCCGCCTGCCGGTATACGGCTGATTTCTTTTGATTGTCGGGCTCACGGTGAAACCCAACCACTGGGACCAGTCAATAAACTTTGTTTCAGCGGTTTCGCAGACGATCTGGCAGCTTTGCTGAGCCACCTGAAAATTGATCGTGTCGTCATCGGAGGAATTTCGATGGGTGCGGCACTGGCAGTCCGTTTCGCTTTGCAGTTTCCCCGGCGGGTTATGGGACTGGTGCCGTCACGTCCGGCCTGGCTGGCTGGGCCCAATTACGAAAACGCAAAATTGTTCACCGACATCGCAGACCTGATTTGTGATCTCGGGCCGGCGCGAGGACGTGAGCAGTTCTGCCGGTCGCAGGTGTACACCACAATGATGGCTGAATCACCGGACTGTGCAGGATCACTGGCTGGCCAGTTTGACGGACAGTCGCCGGTTGAGAGGGCCGTCCGACTGAGACACATTCCGCAGGATGCTCCCTATGATCAGCTCAGCGAACTGACACGCATCTGTGTGCCGACTCTCGTGATGGCAAATCGACAGGATCCGATTCATTTATTCCATTACGGACAGACGATTGCGGAACAGATTGATGGTGCTGAGTTTCAAGAGCTGACACCCAAGTCCGTGAGCAGCGAGCAACATGCCGCGGACGTCCAGCTTCATTTGGGTAATTTCCTTGAACGACATTATCTGTAA
- a CDS encoding PASTA domain-containing protein — MRRLLVVAVLFAGLSAAVARPQSPARQFDSGPANAQPAQEDSALWRVLEEWSTKSAKIKRLEGDVMRRSYDLAFSTEKLGVGKFLFESPDKGFLKIEPMKITPRLLAERKARGAPRNKTTGGLFELLPDASEEWTCDGLRVISKEHDAKLATVLNLRPEERGRNIMNGPLPFLFGLPPADALARFRLKLVRQQGRYTFLMAEPKGTDDSRNWSKADIKIDMQTGLPTHVRLTNPAGTSQVTYAFSNMVANSRLSKFWEKLGNSKFNARIPSGWTVKVVNRDSNAEENGTATSAEHRRGMPNLVGMSDRQASAALKRIGIAKVRIRKLKGPVAEKKADQHRVRRQVPRPGSSYDETTQVALEYWTVQ; from the coding sequence ATGCGTCGGTTGCTTGTAGTTGCAGTATTGTTCGCCGGGTTGTCTGCAGCTGTTGCCAGGCCACAATCTCCTGCGCGTCAGTTTGATTCCGGACCTGCCAATGCTCAGCCGGCGCAGGAAGACTCTGCGCTGTGGCGTGTGCTTGAAGAATGGTCGACGAAAAGCGCCAAAATCAAGCGACTTGAAGGCGATGTGATGCGTCGCTCGTACGATCTGGCATTCAGTACTGAAAAACTGGGCGTCGGTAAATTCCTGTTCGAGTCACCGGACAAAGGGTTCCTCAAGATCGAACCCATGAAAATCACTCCCAGGTTGCTGGCAGAACGCAAAGCCAGGGGGGCACCACGCAATAAGACGACCGGCGGATTGTTTGAACTTTTGCCGGATGCTTCAGAAGAATGGACGTGTGACGGACTGCGCGTTATCAGTAAAGAACACGATGCAAAACTGGCCACAGTATTGAATCTGCGCCCGGAAGAACGCGGACGAAACATTATGAACGGGCCGCTTCCATTCCTGTTTGGACTTCCTCCCGCTGATGCTCTGGCACGATTTCGCCTGAAGCTGGTCAGGCAGCAGGGCCGGTACACGTTTCTGATGGCGGAACCCAAAGGCACCGATGACTCACGGAACTGGAGCAAAGCAGACATCAAAATCGATATGCAAACCGGACTTCCCACGCATGTTCGACTGACAAATCCTGCCGGAACCTCACAGGTAACTTATGCCTTCAGCAACATGGTGGCGAACTCCCGGCTGAGCAAATTCTGGGAGAAACTGGGCAACAGCAAATTCAACGCCCGAATCCCCAGTGGGTGGACCGTTAAGGTTGTTAACCGTGACAGCAATGCCGAAGAAAATGGCACAGCGACCAGTGCCGAACATCGCAGAGGCATGCCCAATCTGGTGGGAATGTCAGACAGACAGGCCAGTGCTGCATTGAAGCGTATCGGGATTGCGAAAGTACGAATTCGCAAACTGAAGGGGCCTGTCGCTGAAAAAAAAGCCGATCAGCATCGGGTTCGGCGACAAGTGCCCAGACCTGGTTCGTCGTATGATGAAACGACTCAGGTTGCATTGGAGTATTGGACCGTACAGTAG
- a CDS encoding DinB family protein: protein MYNSMNLTPDPATAATLLNGTIEQILSARTYTLGLLEETPKDRWFEIPDGLPCNIAWQIGHLAVSQYGLLMFRIRGRRPDDLDLVPGRFRKTYSRQTTPTDNPSNQPSSDELIARLTRIHETALSELRQLEPDILLEEVDHPWTAWPVKLGAIMFCPLHEQIHAGQIGLIRRGLGLDPVR, encoded by the coding sequence ATGTACAACAGCATGAACCTCACTCCGGACCCGGCGACCGCCGCTACGTTACTGAACGGAACGATCGAACAGATTCTCTCCGCACGGACTTATACGCTGGGGCTGCTGGAAGAAACGCCAAAAGATCGCTGGTTCGAAATCCCCGACGGACTTCCGTGCAACATTGCCTGGCAGATCGGACATCTGGCGGTCAGCCAGTATGGGTTGCTTATGTTTCGAATACGCGGTCGTCGTCCGGATGATCTCGATCTGGTACCTGGCAGATTTCGAAAAACTTACAGCCGTCAAACAACACCGACCGACAATCCGTCAAACCAACCATCTTCTGATGAACTGATTGCACGGCTGACGCGGATTCATGAAACAGCACTTTCTGAACTGAGGCAGCTGGAGCCTGACATTCTGCTGGAAGAAGTCGACCATCCATGGACTGCCTGGCCCGTTAAACTGGGAGCCATCATGTTCTGTCCGCTCCACGAACAGATCCATGCCGGGCAGATTGGTCTCATTCGTCGGGGACTGGGCCTTGATCCTGTAAGATAG
- a CDS encoding sugar phosphate isomerase/epimerase, with translation MQLGVFAKTFVRDSPEENLDAVCQYGFECTQYNFVCAGLPTLPNKIDAELCERVRVAHVERGLTMAAVSGTFNIIHPDRQLLQANLKRLDILAHVCRQLNTRLITLCTGTRDPQNMWRAHPENDSPAAWNDMLTSMRQIVNIAEASDVMVGIEPEINNVVNSALKARRLLDQLNSPVVKIVMDPANLFQVGQSERMHQVMDDAFRHLSSDIAVAHAKDLSDDADIGYSPAGKGILDYDYFLKLLDKYEFNGALITHGLSESQVPECVRFLHAKLDRTTEINH, from the coding sequence ATGCAGCTGGGCGTCTTCGCCAAAACGTTTGTTCGCGACTCACCGGAAGAAAATCTCGATGCTGTATGTCAGTACGGGTTTGAGTGCACTCAGTATAATTTCGTCTGTGCCGGTCTGCCGACGTTGCCGAATAAGATCGACGCAGAACTTTGTGAGCGCGTCCGCGTGGCTCATGTTGAACGTGGATTAACCATGGCCGCAGTTTCGGGAACGTTCAACATTATTCATCCAGATCGTCAGCTACTGCAAGCCAACCTGAAACGCCTGGACATACTGGCACACGTCTGTCGTCAGCTCAATACACGATTAATCACACTGTGTACCGGCACACGTGATCCGCAGAACATGTGGCGGGCGCATCCGGAGAATGATTCGCCGGCGGCCTGGAACGACATGCTGACGTCGATGCGGCAGATCGTAAATATTGCGGAAGCATCGGATGTGATGGTGGGAATTGAGCCGGAAATTAACAACGTTGTCAATTCCGCGCTCAAAGCTCGCCGATTACTGGACCAACTGAATTCTCCGGTTGTGAAAATCGTCATGGACCCTGCCAATCTGTTCCAGGTCGGCCAGTCAGAACGAATGCATCAAGTGATGGACGATGCATTCAGACATCTGAGCAGCGACATCGCAGTGGCCCACGCCAAAGATCTCAGTGACGACGCAGATATCGGGTACAGCCCTGCAGGCAAAGGTATTCTGGATTACGACTATTTTCTTAAGTTGTTGGACAAGTACGAGTTCAACGGCGCACTCATTACTCATGGACTGAGTGAATCGCAGGTTCCCGAGTGTGTACGGTTTCTTCATGCAAAACTGGATCGGACAACAGAAATCAACCACTGA
- a CDS encoding ParB/RepB/Spo0J family partition protein, which produces MEQHSSEKPKLKRRLGRGLNALLGTQDGESEAPVQLTSPAADEISVELIQRNPFQPRREFDPTAINELANSIRKHGVLQPLLVRAIESGYELVAGERRWRAAQQVGLDNIPCRVVELEDHQVCEAAIEENLKRQDLNVLEKAEAFRDYLERFGGTVEELSKRLSMNRSTVSNMMRLLELPDHVQDAVRHDRISGGHARALLPLRAEAQMELTRQIEEQCLSVRKTEEAVRRILKSGPVPAGSATAAPPTTTQLSSHVISLQDQLREALAARIDIRLKKKESGQIVIHFGSNDDFERIMGQLRNAA; this is translated from the coding sequence GTGGAACAGCACTCGTCTGAAAAACCAAAACTCAAACGTCGGCTCGGACGCGGACTCAATGCACTTTTGGGTACACAGGACGGTGAATCGGAAGCTCCTGTGCAGCTGACATCACCCGCTGCAGACGAAATCAGCGTCGAACTCATTCAGCGCAATCCGTTTCAGCCTCGACGCGAATTTGATCCGACCGCGATCAATGAACTGGCAAACAGCATTCGGAAGCACGGGGTATTGCAGCCATTGCTGGTTCGTGCCATTGAAAGCGGTTATGAGCTGGTGGCCGGAGAACGCCGCTGGCGAGCGGCTCAGCAGGTAGGCCTGGACAACATCCCCTGTCGGGTCGTGGAGCTCGAAGATCACCAGGTATGTGAAGCCGCGATCGAAGAAAACCTCAAGCGCCAGGATCTGAACGTTCTTGAGAAGGCTGAAGCCTTCCGTGATTATCTGGAACGTTTCGGCGGAACAGTTGAAGAGTTGTCGAAGCGGCTGAGTATGAATCGTTCGACGGTCAGCAACATGATGCGCCTGTTGGAGCTTCCCGATCATGTGCAGGACGCCGTGCGACACGATCGTATCAGTGGGGGACACGCACGCGCTTTGTTACCGCTGCGGGCAGAAGCTCAAATGGAATTGACTCGCCAAATCGAAGAACAGTGTCTTTCCGTGCGTAAGACGGAGGAAGCGGTGCGCCGAATTCTCAAATCCGGTCCGGTACCGGCAGGTTCTGCGACAGCAGCACCACCGACCACAACTCAACTGTCGTCACACGTGATTTCTTTGCAGGACCAGTTGAGAGAAGCCCTGGCTGCACGGATCGACATCCGCCTGAAGAAGAAGGAATCGGGTCAGATCGTAATTCACTTCGGTTCAAACGACGATTTCGAACGAATTATGGGTCAGCTTCGTAACGCAGCCTGA